A region of the Cloacibacillus sp. genome:
CTATACGCTGGCACTGCTCTTTATGTTCCTCTACAACGGCGTGACCGCTTCGTTCAACGCCCTCGGCGACAGCCGGACGCCGCTGTTTCTGCTTGTCTTTACCTCGGTTTTGAACATCGCGCTCGACCTGCTGTTCGTCATCCGCTTCGGTTTGGCCGTTCCCGGCGTCGCCTGGGCGACTTTGATCTCCCAGGCCTTCGCGGCCTTCGCGGGGCTCACGATCCTTCTTTCGCGGCTCCTGGATATCCGGCTCCAGGACAGGCCGGCCATTTTCTCCGCGGCGCTGTTCAGGAAGATATACCGTATCGCGCTGCCTTCGATGATACAGCAGTCGATCGTCTCCATGGGATTTATCTTCGTCCAAACGCTCGTCAACAGGTACGGCCCCGTGCTGATGGCGGGCTACACCGCCGCCACAAAGATAGACAACATCGCGATACTGCCGATGCTCAACGTCGGCAACGCCCTTTCCGCCTTCACGGCGCAGAATATGGGGGCCGGAAAGTATGAACGGATCGGCAGAGGCGTCAGAGCCGCCTCCCTGATGTCCTCAACGATAGCGCTGGCGCTCACCGCCGCGATTTTCCTCTTCGGCAGGGAATTTCTCGGCTTCTTCGTAGACGCCGAGGCAAACGCCGCCGTCATCGGGGTGGGAATGGATTACCTCCGCGCCG
Encoded here:
- a CDS encoding MATE family efflux transporter, coding for MIRDMTAGSPAKTMVSFALPMILGNLFQQFYNIVDLIVVGNFVGASALAAVGASGSATFLFIALSTGGAAGCTVVISQFFGSHRMSETTSAVYTTLISMTATGALLALSGLVFGDGILRLMGTPLELFSDASVYLKIYTLALLFMFLYNGVTASFNALGDSRTPLFLLVFTSVLNIALDLLFVIRFGLAVPGVAWATLISQAFAAFAGLTILLSRLLDIRLQDRPAIFSAALFRKIYRIALPSMIQQSIVSMGFIFVQTLVNRYGPVLMAGYTAATKIDNIAILPMLNVGNALSAFTAQNMGAGKYERIGRGVRAASLMSSTIALALTAAIFLFGREFLGFFVDAEANAAVIGVGMDYLRAVSAFYIMMGMSNIFASVLRGAGDMSAFTFCTLTNFGLRIVMAYALAAKIGPAAIWWSLPIGWAAGLALAAARYAGGKWRLKGLI